Within the Roseicitreum antarcticum genome, the region CGCGCGGATACGCGGCGGCGCTGACGGCGGCTTCGGCCACCATCGGGCCGATCATCCCGCCCTCTATCCCCATGGTGATGTACGCCCTGATCTCTGGCCAATCCATCGGCTACCTCTTTCTGGCCGGGATCGTGCCGGGGTTCTTGATGGCGCTGATGCTGATGATCATGAACCACATCCGCGCCACGAAAATCGGCGTGGTCGAGGATACGCCCGTGCCACTGCGCGAGTTGCCGCGCCTGACCGGCGTGGCCTTTCCGGCGCTTTTGATGCCGGTGATCTTGCTGGGCGGCATTTACGGCGGCGCGACCACGCCCACCGAGGCGGCGGCGATCGCGGCCTTCTATGCGCTGCTGCTGACCGCATTCTTCTACCGCTCGCTGTCGGTGAGGGAATTCTACCGCCAGTTGGTGGTCAGCGCGCGGCAGGCGGCGGCGGTGGGCATCGTGATCGGCTGCGCGCTGATCTTCAACTACATCGTCGCGTCCGAGCGGATTCCCAACCAGTTGCAGGCGCTTTTGGCTGGGATGGACATGAGCCCCCTGTGGTTCTTGCTGGCCATCACGTTGCTGGTGTTGCTGCTGGGCTGCCTGCTGGATGCAACCACGATCATCCTTGTGGTGCTGCCGTTGTTCATTCCCACCTGTGCGGCGCTGGGGATCGACCTGATCCACTTCGGCGTGGTCGCGGTGGTGGCCAGCATGATCGGGCTGATCACACCGCCCTATGGGATGTTGTTATTCGTCATCAATGCAGTGACGGGCATCCGGCTGCGCGACATCATAATCAACGTTGTGCCCTTCTTGTTCGCGCTTCTGGTGGCTTTGCTGATCCTGATCCTGGTGCCCGACATCTCGCTTTGGTTGCCACGTCAGTTCGGATATCCGGGGTAGGACATGAAAAACTGGCGACTGGGCCTTATCGGCGGCAACATCACCGCCAGCCGCTCCCCGCTCCTGCACACGGTCTGCGGGCTGGCGGCGGGGGGCAATGCCACTTATGATCTGATGGTGCCCGCCGAATGGGGGCTGAGTTTTGATGAAATGCTCGCGCATTGCAAGGGTGCTGGCTTCGACGGTGTGAATGTCACCTATCCGTTCAAGGAAGCCGCCGCCGCAACAGTGCCGCCCGGTGACCCGCTGGTGGCGGCTATGGGATCGGCCAATACAGTGTGCTTCACGCAGCAAGGGCCGCGCGCGTTCAACACCGATTACACGGGCTTCATGGCG harbors:
- a CDS encoding TRAP transporter large permease, translated to MSIAFLACLAAVFVLAAIGTPIGYAMLLGGVVYLAAVGSDLSLAAEQLIQSVYDGYILLAVPLFIVAANIMNAGAISEKLLNFCVAIVGRFRAGLGHVNIVSSLIFAGMSGSAVADAAGIGKIIIGMMTKDGRYPRGYAAALTAASATIGPIIPPSIPMVMYALISGQSIGYLFLAGIVPGFLMALMLMIMNHIRATKIGVVEDTPVPLRELPRLTGVAFPALLMPVILLGGIYGGATTPTEAAAIAAFYALLLTAFFYRSLSVREFYRQLVVSARQAAAVGIVIGCALIFNYIVASERIPNQLQALLAGMDMSPLWFLLAITLLVLLLGCLLDATTIILVVLPLFIPTCAALGIDLIHFGVVAVVASMIGLITPPYGMLLFVINAVTGIRLRDIIINVVPFLFALLVALLILILVPDISLWLPRQFGYPG